The genomic window CGCGGATCTGCAGGGATAAGTTCGGCGACAGACACATGATCGGGCCCGATCGACGCAGACTTTGATAGTTCGGAGCTATTGTCCAGAGGCGAGTCGAAAACCGCATCTGGGTCTCCGGTCATAAGTTCCATGGCAGAAGAGAGTCCGGCGGGGGTGATTCCCCCTTCCACGGACGTTACTAAATTATATATGTGGCAACTCTTACATTAGACACTGTTGTAGTACATGCCTTAAAATTTGAGGAATTGTAGTACACCCACTATTCTTAGTCAATTTCAACATATGACTGGATAGTTAGGAGAACAATGGTATTCCCAACCCATTAGGGATCAAGATCTAGACTTGATTGATGATCACATTTTTCCAGATTCATTTCAGTCATTTTGGTAATGTACGTTCAGTGGATGAGACGTTCTCCTCAACTATAAAAGCGTCTCTGACGACTTCGTCAATGTCAACATGatgtgtcggctcagtctctcagaggtgctcatacATGTATGATGTCGTGTATGCGTTCATAGGAGTGAGCGTATGTATGAGCGTCTGCATCTGTGATGTgttaaaaaaaattcagaaaaaaattagACATAAAATTTTAGTTGTGTTAGTGTTGTTaaaatttctgaatttatttttcgTGCCTATTTGATTTTCAAccgtttttcaaaaaaaaaaattgattttCATCCGAAGAAGCCCGCACAGAGTCGTTGCCTGTTGTCCGTTCACTCTGTTATGTTGGCGAGAGGTCGACGAGAACGCTAGAAAATACTCGGAAAACGGATATTTTCACTCCAATCGTTGGAGCTGCCAAGTCGCAAGTCCGGCGAGTGCTCGCTCCGCCGGGCGTCCGGAAATGCAAACCACCTCTCTGTCTTCCGCTCCGTCCTCTCGggccccctccgcgccgccgtctaCACCCCCGCCCCCGCACGTCGCCTTCCCCTCTCTCCGTCGCCGGGACCTCCTCTTGCTCTCAGCGTCGCCTCTTCCCCTCTCGCTCTCTCCGGCGGCCGCCTCGGCGCGCGGGCTGTTCCGCATGCCGCCGCCGGGGCTGGCGAACCGCTACTTCCTCGTGCGCGCTGGCGAGTCGGTGTACGAGGGGCAGGGACTCCTCCGGACCAACCCCGTCGCCAAGACCTCCGTCGACAGCGGTCTCTCCCCCGCCGGCCTCCGCCAGGCCGCGCGCGccgcgctcgagctccgccgccttggTGCATGCGAGGACGACTGCTGGATATGGCCCTCCATCACCCAGCGCGCCTACCAGGCCGCCGAGATCATCGCTGCCGCCAACAGCATCAACCGCAGGTGCCTGTCTATCCACATCCTCGTGGGCTATATTTCCTGATTTTACATGAGTATGACCGGTCGGTCAGTGATCCTGCACTGAGATTGTTGGTTACTTGATG from Triticum aestivum cultivar Chinese Spring chromosome 3B, IWGSC CS RefSeq v2.1, whole genome shotgun sequence includes these protein-coding regions:
- the LOC123070273 gene encoding uncharacterized protein isoform X2 — its product is MQTTSLSSAPSSRAPSAPPSTPPPPHVAFPSLRRRDLLLLSASPLPLSLSPAAASARGLFRMPPPGLANRYFLVRAGESVYEGQGLLRTNPVAKTSVDSGLSPAGLRQAARAALELRRLGACEDDCWIWPSITQRAYQAAEIIAAANSINRSKIVPEYSFLDARGLGAYEGKKLEALPEVYASDNISPDIKPPPTYDGTPNESVADVFVRVTQLMSILETQYSGDTVVIVSPDSDNLSILQAGLIGLDLRRHDSLFFQPGEVRAVDPASIPEYKQPASSVFKCTNPPSCK
- the LOC123070273 gene encoding uncharacterized protein isoform X3, producing MQTTSLSSAPSSRAPSAPPSTPPPPHVAFPSLRRRDLLLLSASPLPLSLSPAAASARGLFRMPPPGLANRYFLVRAGESVYEGQGLLRTNPVAKTSVDSGLSPAGLRQAARAALELRRLGACEDDCWIWPSITQRAYQAAEIIAAANSINRSKIVPEYSFLDARGLGAYEGKKLEALPEVYASDNISPDIKPPPTYDGTPNESVADVFVRVTQLMSILETQYSGDTVVIVSPDSDNLSILQAGLIGLDLRRRKLQ
- the LOC123070273 gene encoding uncharacterized protein isoform X1; its protein translation is MQTTSLSSAPSSRAPSAPPSTPPPPHVAFPSLRRRDLLLLSASPLPLSLSPAAASARGLFRMPPPGLANRYFLVRAGESVYEGQGLLRTNPVAKTSVDSGLSPAGLRQAARAALELRRLGACEDDCWIWPSITQRAYQAAEIIAAANSINRSKIVPEYSFLDARGLGAYEGKKLEALPEVYASDNISPDIKPPPTYDGTPNESVADVFVRVTQLMSILETQYSGDTVVIVSPDSDNLSILQAGLIGLDLRRTKQPGASFFKVAVVGGSTRFPLLVHRPRHLTMLHPVSAFHHRNGISV